The DNA segment GATCGCCCCCGCCGAGGTGGTGACCCTGGCCCGTCGCCTGGCTGCTGCCGGGGTGAGCGCCTTGACCTTCGCCGACACCACCGGCATGGCCACCCCCCGCCGGGTGGCCGATCTGGTCGCCGCCCTGGACGGGGCCCTGTCCCTGGACGGCAGCTCCCTGGTCCACGGCGAGTCGCGGGCCCGGAACGTGGTGGCCTCGGTCGAGACGCACGGCCTCTCCGGCCTGGGGCTGCACCTCCACGACACCCGGGGCACGGCGCTGGTGAACGCCTATGCCGCCCTGGCCCTGGGCATCACCCGCTTCGACACCGCGGTGGGGGGCCTGGGCGGGTCGCCCTTCGCCCACGGGGCCGGCGGCAACCTGGCCACCGAGGAGCTGGTGGCCCTCCTCGACGACCTGGGCGTGCACACCGGCATCGACATCGAGGGCTTGGTCGACGCCGCCCTGCTGGTGGAGGGCCTGGTGGGCCGGCCCGTCCCCAGCGGCGTGGCTCACGCCGGCCCCCGCACCCGCCGGGCCCCCTCGGCCTGACCCACCCTCCGTTTGGCCCCGGCGAGGCAGGGTGGGGCAGGGTGTCGCGGTGCCGTGGTGCGACGGGTGCGACCGCTTCTACAACCCCAGCTCCCTGGCCATGGACGGGACGTGCAAGGAGTGCGGCGCCTTCATCGCCAGCCCCGACGACGAGCCGGACCGGGAGCGCAGCGGCCGGGCGCCCTGGCACTTCTACGTCCTCATGGTCGCGCTGGTCGTCTACCTGGGCTGGCGGCTGATCCAGGGCATCGGCTGGGTCGTCACCCACATCTGACCGACACCGCCCGGGTCACGGGGGCCGGAGGTCCCAGTGTCCGGGTCCGCCGGTGAGGGTCCAGGCGCTGTAGGTGATGAGGTCGTGGTGGGGGCGGCAGAGGCGGGCGAGGTTGTCGAGTTGGGTGGGGCCGTCGTGGGCGTAGTCGGTGCGCCAGTGGTGGATCTGGAGGTGGTGTCGGGCGGAGCAGTCGGGCACGACGCAGGTGCGGTCGCGGGCGATGAGGGCGGCGCGGATGGGGGCGGGGACGTAGCGGCGGTCGGTGCTGATGACGGCGATGTCGGTGCCTTTGGTGATCACGGTCTTGAGGAGCGCGTCGCGGGCGAGGGTGCGGGCGAAGGTGACCGGTACGGGTCCGAGGCCGGGGACGTCGCAGGTCTCGCCGTCGATGGTGTGGCCGCGGATGAGGGCCTCGTAGCTGGCGTGGACCATGACCTGGGCTGGGGCTCGGCGGTTGCCGCCGGTGCGTCGTCGTTCGGCGAAGCGTCGCTGCGACAGGGGCACGCCTGGTGGTGCGTCCGGTCTCGGCGGCGGGCTGGTGGTGGGATCGGGGGAGGCGGCAGAGGTGGGGCTGGAGGTGGATCGTTCAGCTCGGTCGAGTCGTTCAGGCTCGGGGAACAGGGGCGGTGCACCTGGTGCTGGGCGGTCGTGGCGGTGGGCCCTCGCGGAAGGTCGGTCGACCGGCGGGCTGTCTTGTCGTTGAGGTGTCGGGCGCTCGTCGTGAGGGTCCAGGGGCCGACCGCTGGTCGGGGTCGCGGTCGTGGTGGGCCCGGCCGGGGCGGCAGGTTGGATCGGGTCCGGGTCGG comes from the Acidimicrobiales bacterium genome and includes:
- a CDS encoding HNH endonuclease signature motif containing protein, producing MPLSQRRFAERRRTGGNRRAPAQVMVHASYEALIRGHTIDGETCDVPGLGPVPVTFARTLARDALLKTVITKGTDIAVISTDRRYVPAPIRAALIARDRTCVVPDCSARHHLQIHHWRTDYAHDGPTQLDNLARLCRPHHDLITYSAWTLTGGPGHWDLRPP